The following is a genomic window from Micrococcus cohnii.
TCATGGTCACGCACGACGAGTCCTCCCTCGAGAGGACGGACGCCCACCTGCGGATGGTCGACGGCCGGCTGAGCGGGCAGACCCGCTGAGCGGACTCCGGACGGCAGATCCCTAGGATGGGGGCCATGAGCCAGACCTCCTCCCCCGAGACCTCTGTCCCCGGCCCCGGCCGCGCCACCGTCGCATTCGCCGACGCGGTCGAGCTCGTGGACGTCGTCCGCAACGGTTTCCTCGAGTCGCGCACCGCCGGCGTCGCCGTCGTCACCGGCCCGGACGGTCAGCTGCTGGCCTCCCTCGGTCCGGCCGACGCGCTGATCTACCCGCGCTCGACGCTCAAGCCGTTCCAGACGATCGCCTCGCAGCGCCACGGCGCCGAGTTGACCGGGGCACAGATTGCGATCGCGTGCGGTTCCCACCGCGCCAGCCGCGCCCACCGCGACCTGGCCGCGCAGATCCTCGACACGGCCGGGCTCAGCGCCGACGATCTGCAGTGCCCGGCCGACTGGCCCGCCGCGCAGGCTGACACGGTGCGACTCGTGGCCGCGGAACTGGACCGGGCCGACCGAGACGGTCAGGAGCTGGACCTCGGCTCCCCGGACGTGCTGAAGACCCCGCTGGCCTACAACTGCTCGGGCAAGCACGCCGGATTCCTCGCCGCCTGCGTCGCCTCCGGCCACGACACGGCCTCGTACCTCGACCCCGCCCACCCACTGCAGCGCGAGGTCGTCGCCGTGATCGAGGAGTACTGCGGCGAACCGATCGCCCACCTGGGCGTCGACGGCTGCGGCGCGCCGGCCCCCGTCACCTCGCTGGCGGGACTGGCCCGCGGCATCGGCCGGGTCGCCGCCGCACCCGGGCGCCGGGCCGCCGGCGACGACGTCGAGCAGCACGCCGCGGACGTGGCCACCGCGATGCTCGAGCACTCGTGGGCCGTGCACGGGCCGACCAGCTCCAACACGGTCGTGATGCGCGAACTCGGGCTGCTCGCCAAGCTCGGCGCCGACGGCGTCATGGTGATGGCCGCCCCGGACGGCACCGCGGTCGCGGTGAAGGCGCTCGACGGCGGCACCCGGGCCGGAAACCTGGTGGCGCTGGCCCTGATGGAGCGCTTCGCGGCCGAGCACGTGGACCGAGACCGTCTCACTGAGGTCCGACAGCAGGTCGCCCCCGGGATCCTCGGCCGGGGCGAACCGGTCGGTTCGGTCGAGCTCGCCGCGCCGGTCCGCGAGCTGATCGGGCGATGAGCACCGGCGCCGCCCCGCGACGCCGCATCGCCGTGCCCGAGGGTCACGCGGCGCTCATGGCGTGGGCCCGCGCCCGCACCGTCGGCGCGGAGGCGGCCGCCGCCCTGCCCCGCTCAACCCGCGCGACGGCCGTGCGCTTCGCGCTCGAGGAGCTGGCGACGCGGGTTCCGGGCGCCTCGGTGGAGGTGCGTGTCCCGCCCTTCGGTGTCGCCCAGTGCGTGCCCGGCCCCCGGCACACGCGCGGCACCCCGCCCAACGTCGTCGAGCTGGATGCCCCCGCATGGCTCGAGCTGGCCACCGGCCTGACCGGCTGGGATGAGGCCCGCGCCGCCGGCCGGATCCGCGCCTCGGGCACCCGCGCCGACCTCGCCGCCCACCTGCCGCTGATCCGGCCGTGAGGCCCGCTACCGGCGCCCGGACTGCAGCGGCGGACTCGATAGACTGGCCCGCATGACCTCCTCCGTCCCGCGTTCCGAGGCCGGGACCCGCGTCCGGGCCCGACGCGCCCCGAAGCTGCCCGTGTTCATCGGACTGGGCCTGGCGCTGGGCGCCCTGACTGGCCTCGCGGTCGCTGTCACCCTGCACGCAGGCGACGCGCCGCCCCTGGACCCCTCGACGGGTGCCCCGCTCAGCGTCGGTTCGACGGCGGGCATGGCCGCGCTGGTCTTCGCCCTGGCGGGGCTCGTGCTGGCCGCCCTCGTCTGGATTGTGCTGGATCGGCTCTCCCGCCGTTCCGCGTCCGCCTACGTGCTCGAGCCCACCGACGACCCGAACGACGCCGACGTCCGGCTGAGCCGTGACGAGATGCACCAGTGGAACGACCGCTGGGGCACCGAGCCCTCCCGAAAGGACACTCACCAGTGAGCATCACCGGCACGCACCGCCGCGGAGACGGCCGCCTCACCGCCGACCTCGACCCGCACGATCGGGGACCCCAGGACGAATGCGGTGTGTTCGGCGTG
Proteins encoded in this region:
- a CDS encoding sterol carrier family protein is translated as MSTGAAPRRRIAVPEGHAALMAWARARTVGAEAAAALPRSTRATAVRFALEELATRVPGASVEVRVPPFGVAQCVPGPRHTRGTPPNVVELDAPAWLELATGLTGWDEARAAGRIRASGTRADLAAHLPLIRP
- a CDS encoding asparaginase, translating into MSQTSSPETSVPGPGRATVAFADAVELVDVVRNGFLESRTAGVAVVTGPDGQLLASLGPADALIYPRSTLKPFQTIASQRHGAELTGAQIAIACGSHRASRAHRDLAAQILDTAGLSADDLQCPADWPAAQADTVRLVAAELDRADRDGQELDLGSPDVLKTPLAYNCSGKHAGFLAACVASGHDTASYLDPAHPLQREVVAVIEEYCGEPIAHLGVDGCGAPAPVTSLAGLARGIGRVAAAPGRRAAGDDVEQHAADVATAMLEHSWAVHGPTSSNTVVMRELGLLAKLGADGVMVMAAPDGTAVAVKALDGGTRAGNLVALALMERFAAEHVDRDRLTEVRQQVAPGILGRGEPVGSVELAAPVRELIGR